CGTCGGCAAGCGAGGAGCGTGCGATCAGCGCCTGGGCCGGTTCGCCATCCTCGCGCTGCCAGTCCCAGGCCACGGTGCCTGCGCGGAGCAGCGCCTCGCTCCGCTCCTGATGGGCGGTGTCGGCCGCTTCGATCTTCTCCATGAGAGCGGCCGGCGCGTAGACCCCGCCGAACGGATCGGCGACCACGAAGGTATTGAACGGCCGCGCCTGAACGCAGGTGACGTGCCCGCCGGCGGCGCCGGCCAGTGCCATGGCTGCGGCTAGGCGCGTGTCGAAGCCGGGATCGTCATTGGCGTAGAGCAGGATCGATGTCATCGACTCTTCCTCCGTGTCGGCCCGCGCACGCGCTCCCCGCCTTTTACACCAGCTTGGCCGGCTGCACAGCTTCCGGCGGCCGTCCGTGACACTCAGGGAAAGAGGACGACCGCGTTGGGACCGGGAAAGTCGGTCGGCGCAGCCTTGGTGACCGTCCATGGTGCATTCTGTCCGAAGGTCTCGATCGACGGGAAGCGGCCGACGATGGTGCCGCCGCCGAGCCGATAGGGTAGCCCTTCCGCTCCGAGCGTCGAGGCTGCATCCGCCACGTGAAAGTGGAGATGGGGCCGGCTCGCCTGTCCTGTCGAGCCGAGCCGTCCGATCACCTGGCCGCGCCGCACCCGGTCGCCCACCTTGACCCGCAGCCCCGGCATCAGATGCTCGTAGAAGGCGAACCGCCCGCCGCCGAGATCGAGCGCAAGGTAATTGCCCGAGGCGTCGGCGAGAGCGACAGCCGGGCGCTCCCCAACCGGCTCGGCCATGCCGTCCCGCGCGGCGGCGACCACAGCGTCGGCGACCGCCAGCACCTCCGCCCCAAGGCCGTCGCTCTTGCCCAAAGCCGCACCATCGTCGCCGACACGCATCCAGTCGATCGCGTGGCGGCCTGGAATGGTGACCTGGCCTGCGACTGCATATGGCACGCGACGGTGGCCTCGCTCCATGCCCGGATCGTAGATCGCCGCCCAGGGACCGCCCCGCAGCGGCGGTCCGAGCTGCGGCAGCGGGCGCGGATCGACGGCGAGAGTTCCGCCAATCACTTCGCCTGCGGACGTGCCCTCGAACTGGATCAGATGGTCGATCTGCGCCGGCAGGGACTCCGGCATGGCAAGATCGATATAAACGATCACCCGCCGCCCGGGCTCGATCGTGCGCGGATCGATTCCCCGCTCCCCACCCACCAGCAACGCGGCGCGCGCCAGAGACTCACCCTCAAGATTTGCGAGCGGTCTAGCGGAGGGGCGCGCACGGATGGTCAACCGCTCGAGGCTGAGCGGGCGCGCCGCGAAGTTGGTCAGATGAAGCTCGTAGCGGAGCAGCCTGACCCCTTCGATCACGACCGGAGCGGGCGTGCCGCGCGCCTCGATGGCGAAAGCCTGCTGAAGCTGTGTTTCGCGCCCTTCCGCAGCATGCGCCGCCGGAGCCTCAGGCAGCAGGCACAGGAGCATCGCTCCGAAACGAAGGCGCAGCATAAAATCCTCCCGGCATCCCCAGGCGAGACTAACCGATGGGGGCACGCTCGGCGATAGGTGACCGAAGACGCGCGTCGAGGCCGCGCACGATCGCACGCAGTTGATCGTTGCTGAGACGATCGAGCTGCTCGAGCGGCGTGAGACCCGCATCATAGGCGGCGACCTCATCCGGATGAGCCCGGATCCAAGCTGCGAGATCGGCTGCCAGCCGGCGGTTGGCGATGCCGTGACCGCTGCTGCCGCCGAACAGCGGCCCGTAGATCGAAGACAGCGCCAGGCGCGGGCTGGCCGCGAACGCGATCTCGGAGAGCTTCGCGCGATATTCGAGTTCGTCATTGGCGAGCGCATGCGTGCCGGTAAATTCAACCTGGTCGAGCGCATGCCGCCCTTCGTGCGCCAGGATCGCGCTGCCGAAGGTCGCCTCCGAATAGGCTTTTCGGAACGCGGCCGCGAACTCCGCCTCGGGCGTGCCGGCGCCGCGAACCTGCGCAACGATGTCGTCAATGCCCTGCAGCCGCAGGCGATCGCGGACCCCCGGCAGGAAAGCGATCGGCTCCGCTGCGGCGATCGCGCGATCGCTCGCGCGCTTGCGGGCGGTCTCGCGCAGCGCCCGGTCCCGGGCTTCGCCCGGCCGGGCGAGTGCAAGCGAGGTCTCGACCGTGGCCATGAAGCGCGGCCGCACCTGGACGATGGTGGTCCCCTCGACCGCCCAGCCACCCGGCCCGCCCGCGCCGTCGGCGAGCCATCCGGAGAAGCCGTTCTGCGCCATGGTGTCGATGGCGATGAAACGGAGCGTGCCGCTGCGCCCGTCCTGGGTCACCGACCTCTGCGCGTCGACGACGACGTGGCCGAGATGAAGGCTCGATACGCCGTTGCTCTTGCCGATCGTGCCGAACAGGTTGAAGTGGCGCCGCAGCTCCGGCCAAGGATCCGGCCCCGTCGAGCCGAGCTCCGCGACGGCGGCGGAGAGCATCGACGTCAGCCCCTGTTCGAACTGGTCCTCGTTCGAAGCGCCGTGCCGCGCATAATGGCGATCGTGCGCAAGCACCGCGGCATCGAGGCTGGCGCGCAGGCGAAGATAGGCGCCGATGGTCCGGCGGCCCGGGTCCTGGTCGCCGAGGGCCTGCCACCACGGCGCGTCCGCGATGAACCCGCGAAGCTCCTCGTCGAAGCCGGTTCGCATCAGGAGGAGAGCAAGGGCGAGACGATCACGAGGATCGCCGCCGATTGCCGCCCCGCGCCGGAAGACGCTCATCGCATCGCTGAGCAGCGGCTGCAGCGCCTGGGGCGAATCCTCGCCCGGTGCGAGGCCGAAATAGCTTCGCCAGCCGGCATAGGCGCCCGCTCCGTCTCCGGCGAGCAGACCGAGCGCCAGTCGAAGGCGTGCGCCCGCCGGGCTGGACCGCGCATCGGCCGGGAGCGCGGCCCAGGCCGCCTCGGCAGCGCGCACCAGCGCCGGCCTTCCCTCCCGGGCACCGGCCGCGGCCAGCATTCGGGCGCGAGCCCGTTCGACGGCGACGCCGGGCTCGACGGCCCGGCATCGCAGCGCGAGGCCGTCGATCGGCCCGTCTCCGGCCGCCACCTGAGCGTTCAGGATGCGCGCATAGAGCAAGGCTGCAGGACAGGGATCGGGATCCTCGCCGATGCCGCGGTCGAGCAGGCGCCGCGCAGTGGCGGCATCGCCGTCGACCAGCCAGGCGATACGAGCCGCCTCGCGGCGGGCAACACCACGATCGGCCGGGCTCGCCTTCGGATCCTCGGCGGCGCGGCGATACAGCGCCTCGGCCCGATTGACGTCATAGACGCCGTACGCCGCTGCCGCCTGGTCGACCAGGCTGCGCTGCTCCACGTCAGGCGGCGCGGCGGCGGCGAGCAACAGAGGAAGGGGAAAGGCGAACAGGCGTCGAGCGGATCTCATCGCGCCGAAGTAGAGCGCGAACGCCGGTCCGGTCTTGAATCAAACGGACACGGGCGTCCGCCATGCCCGCGGCGGACGACCGGTCAGCGTTGCGATCGATCGGGTCATATGCGCCTGGTCGGCGAAACCGGCGGCGGCGGCGATGTCGGCGAGCGGCGCCGTGCCGCAGACGATCTCACGCCAGGCGGCGAGCGTGCGCACCCGCCAGCGATAGCGTGCCGGCGCGATGCCATAGGCGCTGCGGAAATGGCGCGTGATCGTCCGCGCCGACACGCGATGATGCGCCGCCCATGCGATCAGCGAAGGCGCCTCGGGTGCGGCGAGCGCCGCGGCGAGAAGATCGGGCAGATCCTGCTCGGGCCGGTGCGACGGCCGTACCCTCTGCCCGATGATGGCAGCGGCGTCTTCCGGGGCACGCAGGATCTCGGCGCGCAGGGCGTCCGGATCGGCAACACTGCCGCTTTCGAGCCGCAGGCCGTCGGCGATCGACAATGGCACGTTCACCACCGCGACCTGGTTGCCGTCGATCCAGTTGGCATGGCCGGAGCGTGGCGGATGCACGAGCACCTGTCCGGGCTCGGCCCGGTACCGGCCGCCATCTCCCGCCTCCATGTAGGCGCCCCGCAGCACGATCGCGGCATAGGCCTGATCGTGCGCGTGCCATGCCAGCTTCGACGCTGCGGCGATCCGCTGCGGGGCGAGCTGCGCTTCCGGAGACAAGAGTGTGTGAATGCGCATCCCGATCCAGCGGACAGCTTTTCCCGAAGTATAAGGCGCCCGCGTAGGTAGGCAAAGGCGTTTGCCACCTCACGTTCGAGGCACCGGCATAGCCCTGGCGCCATCGGCCCTTCTCTTTCCGCGCGATCCTCTCCAGAAACACGGACGTCCGCTACCAGAGGAGAGCGCATGCCGCCGGTGAAAGTCGATCCCGACAAGGTCCACGAATTCGAAACGGCAGACCTCTTCCATGACTGGCTGTCGCGCCATCACGATCGCGAGGACGAAGTCTGGATCAAGATCCACAAGGTCGGATCGGGGCGCCCGTCGATCACGCCCAAGGAAGCGATCGACGTGGTCCTCTGCTGGGGCTGGATCGA
The nucleotide sequence above comes from Sphingosinicella sp. BN140058. Encoded proteins:
- a CDS encoding M23 family metallopeptidase; this encodes MLRLRFGAMLLCLLPEAPAAHAAEGRETQLQQAFAIEARGTPAPVVIEGVRLLRYELHLTNFAARPLSLERLTIRARPSARPLANLEGESLARAALLVGGERGIDPRTIEPGRRVIVYIDLAMPESLPAQIDHLIQFEGTSAGEVIGGTLAVDPRPLPQLGPPLRGGPWAAIYDPGMERGHRRVPYAVAGQVTIPGRHAIDWMRVGDDGAALGKSDGLGAEVLAVADAVVAAARDGMAEPVGERPAVALADASGNYLALDLGGGRFAFYEHLMPGLRVKVGDRVRRGQVIGRLGSTGQASRPHLHFHVADAASTLGAEGLPYRLGGGTIVGRFPSIETFGQNAPWTVTKAAPTDFPGPNAVVLFP
- a CDS encoding helix-turn-helix domain-containing protein; its protein translation is MRIHTLLSPEAQLAPQRIAAASKLAWHAHDQAYAAIVLRGAYMEAGDGGRYRAEPGQVLVHPPRSGHANWIDGNQVAVVNVPLSIADGLRLESGSVADPDALRAEILRAPEDAAAIIGQRVRPSHRPEQDLPDLLAAALAAPEAPSLIAWAAHHRVSARTITRHFRSAYGIAPARYRWRVRTLAAWREIVCGTAPLADIAAAAGFADQAHMTRSIATLTGRPPRAWRTPVSV